Proteins from a single region of Hordeum vulgare subsp. vulgare chromosome 6H, MorexV3_pseudomolecules_assembly, whole genome shotgun sequence:
- the LOC123403149 gene encoding uncharacterized protein LOC123403149, protein MASAASRKAPSLVVAASVGAVEALKDQAGLCRWGYPLRSLYRHAAAAPRVRALSASLSEAAAAATAPRPASLSAEDTKLRKAHHLVCWGPN, encoded by the coding sequence ATGGCGTCGGCGGCTAGCAGGAAGGCGCCGTCGCTGGTGGTGGCGGCGAGCGTGGGCGCCGTGGAGGCGCTCAAGGACCAGGCGGGCCTGTGCCGCTGGGGCTACCCGCTCCGCTCGCTCTACCGacacgccgccgccgcgcccaggGTCCGCGCCCTTTCCGCCTCGCTCTccgaggccgccgccgccgccaccgctcccCGGCCGGCCTCTTTGTCGGCGGAGGACACGAAGCTGCGCAAGGCACACCACCTCGTCTGCTGGGGGCCCAACTGA